The following coding sequences are from one Panicum hallii strain FIL2 chromosome 5, PHallii_v3.1, whole genome shotgun sequence window:
- the LOC112892737 gene encoding uncharacterized protein LOC112892737 produces MIKRGNKLPIQVAEGKKRPDVPLQAAKLASETGVALRDKLPIYKSWKLYEKDGGPVEVQKVLDKVANRLDVDVKNDGPSKSACTDIIKKGVKQQRYHLKRKYFDESLTMEQLLAKEPPPKMKKEEWIQLVKYWCL; encoded by the exons ATGATAAAGAGAGGAAACAAGCTGCCTATCCAAGTGGCTGAAGGGAAGAAAAGACCTGATGTCCCACTTCAAGCAGCGAAGCTGGCATCAGAAACTGGTGTAGCTCTTAGAGACAAGCTGCCTATCTACAAATCTTGGAAGCTTTATGAAAAAGATGGGGGGCCAGTAGAAGTACAAAAAGTGCTTGATAAAGTGGCG AATAGGTTGGATGTGGATGTTAAGAATGATGGACCAAGCAAATCTGCATGCACTGATATCATTAAGAAGGGAGTAAAGCAGCAGAGGTATCACCTAAAAAGGAAGTACTTCGACGAGTCCCTGACAATGGAACAGCTGTTGGCCAAAGAACCTCCACCTAAAATGAAGAAAGAGGAGTGGATCCAGCTCGTAAAGTACTGGTGCCTGTGA